A window of Thermoplasmata archaeon genomic DNA:
CAAGATCATCAACCTGGACCTCGAGGACGACGAGGATAAGAGCGTCTACCAGGGGACCCAGAAGTTCCTTGTGATCATCATGATTTTCGTCGAGGCGATCCCTCAGGTGTACGGGTTCCTGACCCCCGCCGCCGGGTTCGTGACGCGCCTGAACGGGGCCGCGCTGTTCGGGCTCATCCCCGCGGGGAACGGCGCCAATCTGGCCAAGCTCCTGATCATCCTCCAGCTCTTCCTCGGATCCTACCTCGTGTTCCTCATGGACGAAGTGGTTTCCAAGTGGGGCATCGGCTCCGGGATCTCTCTGTTCATCGCGGGAGGCGTGGCCCAGCAGATCTTCACGGGCACGTTCAACTGGGAGCCTTCCTCCGCAAGCTCCGCGGTGCCCGCGGGCGCGATCCCGAAGACCCTGTACTTCCTGGGGAACATGCCCGCCTCCCAGCTCTCCCAGACCGGGATCGAGCAGATCATGGTGGGCCAACCCAACCCGCTGATCGCGCTGTTCGGCACGATCGCCATCTTCTTCATGGTTGCGTATGTGGAGTCCACGCGGATCGAGCTGCCCCTGGCCCACGGCCTCGCCCGCGGCGCCCGAGGTCGGTACCCCATCCGCCTGATGTACGCCTCGAACATCCCGGTGATCCTGGTCGCCGCGGTCCTCGCGAACGTGAGCATGTTCTCCCTCCTCTTCTGGCAGCACCCCGAGTGGCCCCTGATCGGACACCAATGGTGGCTGGGCGCGTACCCGGCGGCCACGGATCTCCGCGTGACCTCAGGCCAGATCCAGCAGACCACGCCGATCGGCGGGTTCGCATTCTACGTGTCCACG
This region includes:
- a CDS encoding preprotein translocase subunit SecY, which encodes MPLEEKKKSRLYALKPLTDRLPAVTRPEGHVQFRTKMFWVVAVLVLYFVMTNIFIYGLDRTNVIDFFSSLRAILAGAQGSLMHLGIGPIVTASIIMQLFAGAKIINLDLEDDEDKSVYQGTQKFLVIIMIFVEAIPQVYGFLTPAAGFVTRLNGAALFGLIPAGNGANLAKLLIILQLFLGSYLVFLMDEVVSKWGIGSGISLFIAGGVAQQIFTGTFNWEPSSASSAVPAGAIPKTLYFLGNMPASQLSQTGIEQIMVGQPNPLIALFGTIAIFFMVAYVESTRIELPLAHGLARGARGRYPIRLMYASNIPVILVAAVLANVSMFSLLFWQHPEWPLIGHQWWLGAYPAATDLRVTSGQIQQTTPIGGFAFYVSTVNGVADWLLPLFNPVQYGVYLKGHSYFQVLIHLGVYLFIFIVGSVMFAKFWIMTTNMGPEDVAR